A genome region from Perca fluviatilis chromosome 20, GENO_Pfluv_1.0, whole genome shotgun sequence includes the following:
- the LOC120549895 gene encoding glucosamine-6-phosphate isomerase 2 isoform X1, whose product MRLVILEDYDLASEWAAKYIRNRIIQFKPSAERYFTLGLPTGSTPYGCYQKLIEFYRSGDISFKYVKTFNMDEYVGLPRAHPESYHSYMWNNFFKHIDIDPANAHILDGNAEDLETECQAYEQKIAEAGGIELFVGGIGPDGHIAFNEPGSSLVSRTRVKTLAKDTIVANARFFGNDLNKVPTMALTVGVGTVMDAKEVMILITGAHKAFALYKAIEEGVNHMWTVSAFQQHPRTIFVCDEDATLELRVKTVKYFKGLLHVHNRLVDPVLSIKDQ is encoded by the exons ATGAGGCTGGTCATTCTGGAGGACTATGACCTGGCCAGTGAGTGGGCAGCAAAATACATCCGCAACAGAATCATCCAGTTCAAGCCCTCCGCTGAAAGATACTTCACTCTGGGCCTACCTACAG GGAGTACTCCCTATGGCTGTTACCAGAAGTTGATTGAATTCTACAGAAGTGGAGATATTTCATTCAAATATGTGAAGACCTTCAACATGGATGAATATGTAG GCCTACCTCGTGCTCATCCAGAGAGCTATCACTCCTACATGTGGAACAACTTTTTCAAGCACATCGACATTGATCCAGCCAACGCTCACATCCTGGATGGGAACGCAGAGGACCTGGAGACAGAGTGCCAGGCCTACGAGCAGAAGATCGCAGAGGCTGGAGGAATTGAGTTGTTCGTAGGAG GTATTGGCCCTGATGGTCACATAGCGTTCAATGAGCCCGGTTCCAGCCTTGTTTCCAGGACCAGAGTGAAAACCCTGGCTAAGGATACCATTGTGGCCAATGCTCGTTTCTTTGGCAACGACCTCAACAAGGTTCCCACCATGGCTCTCACTGTGGGCGTAGGAACTGTCATGGACGCCAAGGAG GTGATGATTCTGATCACGGGAGCACACAAAGCCTTTGCTCTGTATAAAGCCATAGAGGAGGGAGTGAACCACATGTGGACCGTGTCAGCATTCCAGCAGCACCCGCGCACCATCTTTGTCTGCGATGAAGACGCCACCCTGGAGCTACGGGTCAAAACCGTCAAATACTTCAAAG GTTTACTGCATGTTCATAACAGACTGGTGGACCCGGTGCTCAGCATAAAGGACCAGTGA
- the LOC120549895 gene encoding glucosamine-6-phosphate isomerase 2 isoform X2: MRLVILEDYDLASEWAAKYIRNRIIQFKPSAERYFTLGLPTGSTPYGCYQKLIEFYRSGDISFKYVKTFNMDEYVGLPRAHPESYHSYMWNNFFKHIDIDPANAHILDGNAEDLETECQAYEQKIAEAGGIELFVGGIGPDGHIAFNEPGSSLVSRTRVKTLAKDTIVANARFFGNDLNKVPTMALTVGVGTVMDAKEVMILITGAHKAFALYKAIEEGVNHMWTVSAFQQHPRTIFVCDEDATLELRVKTVKYFKGPSSTDDAE; the protein is encoded by the exons ATGAGGCTGGTCATTCTGGAGGACTATGACCTGGCCAGTGAGTGGGCAGCAAAATACATCCGCAACAGAATCATCCAGTTCAAGCCCTCCGCTGAAAGATACTTCACTCTGGGCCTACCTACAG GGAGTACTCCCTATGGCTGTTACCAGAAGTTGATTGAATTCTACAGAAGTGGAGATATTTCATTCAAATATGTGAAGACCTTCAACATGGATGAATATGTAG GCCTACCTCGTGCTCATCCAGAGAGCTATCACTCCTACATGTGGAACAACTTTTTCAAGCACATCGACATTGATCCAGCCAACGCTCACATCCTGGATGGGAACGCAGAGGACCTGGAGACAGAGTGCCAGGCCTACGAGCAGAAGATCGCAGAGGCTGGAGGAATTGAGTTGTTCGTAGGAG GTATTGGCCCTGATGGTCACATAGCGTTCAATGAGCCCGGTTCCAGCCTTGTTTCCAGGACCAGAGTGAAAACCCTGGCTAAGGATACCATTGTGGCCAATGCTCGTTTCTTTGGCAACGACCTCAACAAGGTTCCCACCATGGCTCTCACTGTGGGCGTAGGAACTGTCATGGACGCCAAGGAG GTGATGATTCTGATCACGGGAGCACACAAAGCCTTTGCTCTGTATAAAGCCATAGAGGAGGGAGTGAACCACATGTGGACCGTGTCAGCATTCCAGCAGCACCCGCGCACCATCTTTGTCTGCGATGAAGACGCCACCCTGGAGCTACGGGTCAAAACCGTCAAATACTTCAAAG GTCCATCAAGCACTGATGATGCAGAATGA
- the LOC120549387 gene encoding cytochrome c oxidase subunit 8A, mitochondrial, which translates to MSGLLRTIASRAAPVLRGHTVTQRANLYAGPAKEKIGTVETIIGLSMFSLAILGPSGWILAHLEDYKKKE; encoded by the exons ATGTCGGGGCTCCTGAGGACCATCGCCAGCCGTGCTGCTCCTGTGCTGCGGGGACACACAGTCACTCAGAGGGCAAATCTCTACGCTGGCCCGGCCAAGGAAAAGATCGGCACTGTT GAAACGATCATTGGACTGAGCATGTTCTCCCTGGCCATTCTGGGACCATCTGGATGGATCCTGGCCCACTTGGAGGACTACAAGAAGAAAGAATAA
- the rrh gene encoding visual pigment-like receptor peropsin — translation MGIDSGVNISGDVAPYGGKSAFTQLEHNIVAGYLITAGVISLSSNIVVLLMFVKYKELRTATNFIIINLAFTDIGVAGIGYPMSAASDIHGSWKFGHTGCQIYAALNIFFGMASIGLLTVVAIDRYLTICRPDIGQKMTMRSYNLVILAAWLNAVFWSCMPIVGWSGYAPDPTGATCTINWRQNDASFVSYTMAVIAVNFVLPLFVMFYCYYNVSVTAKRYKASNCLDSINIDWSDQMDVTKMSMVMIVMFLVAWSPYSIVCLWASFGDPKTIPAPMAIIAPLFAKSSTFYNPCIYVAANKKFRRAIIGMIRCQTRQRITINTQVPMTTSQQPLTQ, via the exons ATGGGGATTGACTCTGGAGTCAATATTTCAGGTGATGTTGCACCTTACGGAGGGAAAAGTGCCTTTACCCAACTGGAGCACAACATAGTGGCTGGATATCTTATAACCGCAG GTGTCATAAGTTTATCGAGCAACATTGTGGTGCTGCTAATGTTTGTGAAGTATAAAGAGTTGCGCACTGCCACCAACTTTATTATAATCAACCTGGCTTTTACCGACATCGGAGTGGCAGGTATCGGCTACCCCATGTCAGCCGCCTCAGACATCCACGGCAGCTGGAAATTTGGCCACACTGGGTGTCAG ATCTATGCAGCTCTCAACATCTTTTTTGGCATGGCCAGCATCGGCCTGCTGACTGTGGTGGCCATCGACCGGTACCTCACCATCTGCAGACCAGACATAG GACAGAAAATGACGATGCGATCGTACAACCTTGTTATTCTGGCAGCATGGCTGAACGCTGTGTTCTGGTCCTGCATGCCTATAGTGGGCTGGTCTGGTTATGCCCCCGACCCCACTGGAGCTACATGCACCATCAACTGGAGACAGAATGATGC CTCCTTCGTCTCTTACACCATGGCTGTAATTGCTGTGAACTTTGTGTTGCCTCTGTTCGTCATGTTTTACTGCTACTACAACGTGTCCGTCACTGCGAAGAGATACAAAGCCAGCAACTGCCTGGACAGCATCAACATCGACTGGTCCGATCAGATGGATGTCACCAAG ATGTCCATGGTAATGATTGTCATGTTCCTGGTGGCCTGGTCTCCGTACTCCATCGTGTGTCTCTGGGCATCATTCGGTGACCCCAAGACCATCCCTGCCCCCATGGCCATCATCGCTCCACTCTTTGCCAAGTCCTCCACCTTTTACAACCCCTGCATTTATGTTGCTGCCAACaaaaa GTTCAGAAGAGCCATCATTGGGATGATCCGATGTCAAACCAGGCAGAGAATCACCATCAATACTCAGGTTCCCATGACAACCTCCCAACAACCCCTGACCCAGTGA